The sequence TTTACTAGTAGATTTTACCTGTTCTGTTAGAAGTCTTGTTATATTTGTACCTGTATGAGATTATATAACTacacattataataatattgtgcACTGCTTCCATACACAGTGGTTGACTGGCTGGTTAAGTTCTTGAAAGGAGGTTACTGCAAAACAAGACTTAAGAAACGTAAAGAAGAGAATGATACTTGGCCACCTATTAAAATCAAATCATTTATTACATTAGCACTGATGCATCAGAGAGATTTACAAACAAGAAAAGAAACAACACAAACAATTTTCTTACGTACGAAAGGAGATATTTCTGATATACCTAAAAAAATCAATTCTCAAAAGTTAACAGACATCACACAAATATTCAGCTCTCAATCTGGCAGTATTCCTAACAGTATCCTCATTGAGGGTCATCCCGGAATAGGAAAGACAACTCTTGTTAAAGAGATTTGTGTTGAATGGGCTGAGGGTAAGCTACTCGCCTCTGACAAACTGGTACTCCTCCTGTTGTTAAGAGATCCTAATGTACAGAGAATTACTAATATACATCAACTGATAGAACACTTTACACAGTCAACCAGTAAGGTAACACAACTACACGGTTATTTAGAAGACAACCATGGAGCTGATGTCACCTTGATCATTGATGGCTTTGATGAACTGAGTAATAAGCTACGTAAAAAATCATTTTTTATACAGCTAATTGGAAAATATATTTTGCCAGAAGCTAGGATCATAGTAACATCACGACCCACTGCTTCTGCTTGCCTTCATGATTTTGTAGACAGAAGAATTGAAATTCTTGGATTTGACCAAACCAGCAGATTAAAATATGCAAATGAGGCCTTAAAAGATACTCCTTCAAGGCTGGAGAAGTTACAGAAACATTTTCAACAATATCCAAATATTGATGCCATTTGTTATATTCCTTTAATAATGTCCATCATTGTATTCCTTTGTATGTGTCAACCAGACGACCTGCCACCAACTGCTTCTAAAATGTATCACAGTTTTGTCTTACACACAATTTGTCACTTCCTGAAGAGGACAGAGAAACTTGCTGAGGATGAACACATCAACAAAATGGAATATTTACCACAGCCAGTCCAAAAAGTACTTCAAGAACTACAGAAAGTTGCATTTGATGGTCTTATAAAGGACAAAATAGTATTCACAATGGATGACTTACCTGATATGTGCAGGGATGATCCCACTTGTTATGGACTGTTACAATCTGTTGAATGTTATTGTTCAGATGAAATTGGTGTTCCAACCAAATCCTTCAACTTCCTACACTTGGGAATACAAGAATATTTTGCTGCCAAATATGTGGCAACCTTACCAGAGGATGAGGTGTACACACTAATGAAGGAGTCATTCCTTGTTACTGAatacgatgatgatgatgatgatgatgatgatgaacttGATCCTGATAGTAAGAGTGTCCGCCTCTCCAACATGTGGATCATGTATTGTGGTATAACCAGTGGACAAAGTAATTCTTTAAGGCGTTACCTGTCAACATCAAACCTACATGTACCATCAAAGTTACATAGTACACTGGGGGAGGTTCTTGTATTACCACTACTATCACAAAGGCATCAAACATCAGCAAGATCACTTCATTCACTATCAAGACCATCTATCTTAAGACAACCTGATAGATTGTCACAATTGTATTGCAATAAACCTTCAATTCGACCACAATTATCACAAAAATTAACATGTATTGTTCCGATTAGGTATATAACCCATCCAAAACCAGATGCATCAGTTAAATTACCTCCTTTACAAAACCAGATGAAAACAACAACACTTCCAGCTGTGAGCTATCAACGACTGGGTGTATTCAGTCATCACAGTAGTGGACATGTTGCTACTATGCAAGCAACCTCAGCAAAGATCCATCAAAGATCAACTTCTGATCAGGAAATATCCAACATGCTAACTGTCTCACAAAACATCTTGAAGGACCCAGTGAAGGTTCTCTACTTGATCCAGTGTTTTCAAGAGGCTCAGGATGACAAGTTATGTGACATCTTGTCCAAATCATTTGATAGTGGTGAAATTAACCTCAAAGACCACAGGCTCCTCCCACACCAGGTAATGTCCCTTGGATTCTTCCTATCAAGATCACATAGGAAATGGAAGGAACTAAACCTTTTTGGGTGTCATATAGGAGATGATGGCATCATCCTACTACATCACTACCTTTGTGGagataaagcaaacaaacaagaaaTAACAAAAATTAATCTTAGTTTCAATAACCTCACTGTAGCATCATCACCTCTCTTTGTTGACATCATCACTCACCTGCAGCCACATACTCTAACAATGTTAGGTGAGATTAATATTATTAGGTGCATCTCCACTGCAGTAATAAACAGCAACACAGTCAAAGTGCTATACATGATGGAGAGTGACCTCACATTACAAGAAGCATCAGCAATATCTGATATGATGACTTGTTTGGAGGAGTTGAACATcagtaacaacaaacttggtgaTGATGGAGCAGTGACAATATCAAAAGGAATAACAAAAACCAACACACTGAGAGTATTGAAAATTGTTTACAATAACATCACATCCACAGGAGCTACAGCAATTGCAAACAGTTTACTACACAACACCTCACTGGAGGTACTAGACATGAGTTACAATGCCATAGGTAGAGATGGAGCTATAGCAATTGCTCAAGccattaacaataataaactgAAGACACTAAAAGAGCTAACACTGTATGATTCTAAAACAGATGAAGAGTCAGCCATGACAATACTGAGAAGTCTACGCTACAACAATTCTATCACTAAACTAGGACTTCGAGGACTAGAGTATATACACATAGAGAAAGAAGTTGAGTACATAAACAGTACAAGAAGGAAATATAATCTACAAGAATTGAAAATTGTCTGATTAATCTAGCTATACCACCCGCTAGCCATGCTCTATTTAACACCATAACAATTCATGACAACACCAGCACGCAAATCACCATACAGTATTTCTATCCATTATAGCAAACAATAATGAAAAATACCTTATAGTATACTAACAGAGTTAAATATCTTCTCTACATCTATCTATGGTACCATGTGATATTGGGTGTATAGGGTTATTGGCAGATCACATGATATCATGTGATTGATGTACCCTTTGTTATATATAATGATCATGTATTACCCGCATCCTTTTTGCATAGTAAtactgtgtatgcatgcattctTATATCCCTCATATTAATACATTAAACCATAAACTTGTAAACATACAGAATAATAGAAATCTCATGCTAGTTCAAAAAAGCTACAAATATTGCTAAACAGTAGCTGCATAAC comes from Dysidea avara chromosome 4, odDysAvar1.4, whole genome shotgun sequence and encodes:
- the LOC136252494 gene encoding protein NLRC3-like isoform X2, which codes for MAQMKINASGRDRPELKYLVNHVVPSVANYWYDLGLQLLDSKYENELNIIEAADMKNDTRTCCRKMFSKWLNTDVLASWDKVIEALTIIGLNNVASEVETLLGQSVALNSSSDGQDSQQNILEGLDITSCSIDVAFTRVCGKLLDWLEGKVTVSRIRVACFTNANTELGIGYPEDLKRKMVAAKSVTELIEILVLHPTHWSWINIQVMEKISSVNSQATELVEYYKTVISGKKVLDVIQKIPQFKIDMDFYTIVIEKWKKPLDDITLKDIQNHQAHVAEIFGINKTATVVANIIIGCIEIQWLIPTILVNRAKDNFLKNKCRLLELDISSLEFTTLDVLLKPLQVPGRDQSRKKEQSKPKIITGPPKSPSVVDWLVKFLKGGYCKTRLKKRKEENDTWPPIKIKSFITLALMHQRDLQTRKETTQTIFLRTKGDISDIPKKINSQKLTDITQIFSSQSGSIPNSILIEGHPGIGKTTLVKEICVEWAEGKLLASDKLVLLLLLRDPNVQRITNIHQLIEHFTQSTSKVTQLHGYLEDNHGADVTLIIDGFDELSNKLRKKSFFIQLIGKYILPEARIIVTSRPTASACLHDFVDRRIEILGFDQTSRLKYANEALKDTPSRLEKLQKHFQQYPNIDAICYIPLIMSIIVFLCMCQPDDLPPTASKMYHSFVLHTICHFLKRTEKLAEDEHINKMEYLPQPVQKVLQELQKVAFDGLIKDKIVFTMDDLPDMCRDDPTCYGLLQSVECYCSDEIGVPTKSFNFLHLGIQEYFAAKYVATLPEDEVYTLMKESFLVTEYDDDDDDDDDELDPDSKSVRLSNMWIMYCGITSGQSNSLRRYLSTSNLHVPSKLHSTLGEVLVLPLLSQRHQTSARSLHSLSRPSILRQPDRLSQLYCNKPSIRPQLSQKLTCIVPIRYITHPKPDASVKLPPLQNQMKTTTLPAVSYQRLGVFSHHSSGHVATMQATSAKIHQRSTSDQEISNMLTVSQNILKDPVKVLYLIQCFQEAQDDKLCDILSKSFDSGEINLKDHRLLPHQVMSLGFFLSRSHRKWKELNLFGCHIGDDGIILLHHYLCGDKANKQEITKINLSFNNLTVASSPLFVDIITHLQPHTLTMLGEINIIRCISTAVINSNTVKVLYMMESDLTLQEASAISDMMTCLEELNISNNKLGDDGAVTISKGITKTNTLRVLKIVYNNITSTGATAIANSLLHNTSLEVLDMSYNAIGRDGAIAIAQAINNNKLKTLKELTLYDSKTDEESAMTILRSLRYNNSITKLGLRGLEYIHIEKEVEYINSTRRKYNLQELKIV
- the LOC136252494 gene encoding protein NLRC3-like isoform X1, translated to MAQMKINASGRDRPELKYLVNHVVPSVANYWYDLGLQLLDSKYENELNIIEAADMKNDTRTCCRKMFSKWLNTDVLASWDKVIEALTIIGLNNVASEVETLLGQSVALNSSSDGQDSQQNILEGLDITSCSIDVAFTRVCGKLLDWLEGKVTVSRIRVACFTNANTELGIGYPEDLKRKMVAAKSVTELIEILVLHPTHWSWINIQVMEKISSVNSQATELVEYYKTVISGKKVLDVIQKIPQFKIDMDFYTIVIEKWKKPLDDITLKDIQNHQAHVAEIFGINKTATVVANIIIGCIEIQWLIPTILVNRAKDNFLKNKCRLLELDISSLEFTTLDVLLKPLQGIVTNIVPGRDQSRKKEQSKPKIITGPPKSPSVVDWLVKFLKGGYCKTRLKKRKEENDTWPPIKIKSFITLALMHQRDLQTRKETTQTIFLRTKGDISDIPKKINSQKLTDITQIFSSQSGSIPNSILIEGHPGIGKTTLVKEICVEWAEGKLLASDKLVLLLLLRDPNVQRITNIHQLIEHFTQSTSKVTQLHGYLEDNHGADVTLIIDGFDELSNKLRKKSFFIQLIGKYILPEARIIVTSRPTASACLHDFVDRRIEILGFDQTSRLKYANEALKDTPSRLEKLQKHFQQYPNIDAICYIPLIMSIIVFLCMCQPDDLPPTASKMYHSFVLHTICHFLKRTEKLAEDEHINKMEYLPQPVQKVLQELQKVAFDGLIKDKIVFTMDDLPDMCRDDPTCYGLLQSVECYCSDEIGVPTKSFNFLHLGIQEYFAAKYVATLPEDEVYTLMKESFLVTEYDDDDDDDDDELDPDSKSVRLSNMWIMYCGITSGQSNSLRRYLSTSNLHVPSKLHSTLGEVLVLPLLSQRHQTSARSLHSLSRPSILRQPDRLSQLYCNKPSIRPQLSQKLTCIVPIRYITHPKPDASVKLPPLQNQMKTTTLPAVSYQRLGVFSHHSSGHVATMQATSAKIHQRSTSDQEISNMLTVSQNILKDPVKVLYLIQCFQEAQDDKLCDILSKSFDSGEINLKDHRLLPHQVMSLGFFLSRSHRKWKELNLFGCHIGDDGIILLHHYLCGDKANKQEITKINLSFNNLTVASSPLFVDIITHLQPHTLTMLGEINIIRCISTAVINSNTVKVLYMMESDLTLQEASAISDMMTCLEELNISNNKLGDDGAVTISKGITKTNTLRVLKIVYNNITSTGATAIANSLLHNTSLEVLDMSYNAIGRDGAIAIAQAINNNKLKTLKELTLYDSKTDEESAMTILRSLRYNNSITKLGLRGLEYIHIEKEVEYINSTRRKYNLQELKIV